The segment TGGAGCGCGAACCTCCATGCCCAGTCAAGATCTCGGCAGGATCGGATTGGTCGCCGACTGGTCCGGCCTGGTCCACGGGCGCCGCCCGGTCGGCGAGCTTCGTGAGCCCGGGTCGATCGGTGGAGCGGGGAACTTCAGCAACCGAAAGGCACCGCCCGGGAGCCGAACGGCGGCAACCGCACGCCGGTCGGCCGAACGCCCGGTCCGTACGGCGAACGGCCGTCTCGGCAGGGTGTGCGTCAGGAGCTCGGCCACGGCAACGATGCCGAGCGTGGTGCGGACGGACTCGGCGAAGGCACACCCGTCGGCGACCGGGCCGCGCGGTGGCGCGCCGGCCGCGTAGTGGGCGAACCGGTCAGCGAAGCCGGGGATCCGCGCAAGCGCCGGCCACACGGCTGCCACCTCGCGTGTCCGCTTGTCCAGCAGGGCCGCCCGAGTGGCCGCGAGACCGGCCGGATCAAACGCGGCCGGGTCAGGCCCGCCGGCGACCAGCGCTCGCACCAGATCAACCTGCTCAACCGCCAGGTCGCGCTGCTCAACCGCCAGGTCGCGCTGCTCAACCGCCAGGTCGCGCTGCTCAGCCGCCAGGTCGCGCTGCTCAGCCGCCGGGACCCGCTGTTCATCCGCCGGATCCGGTTGCTCGGCAGCCAGATCCGCCTGTGGGGCCGCGTTCCAGCCGCCGGCCGGCTTCGCGGTCCGGCACGAGTCGGCAAACCGCGGCGCGGGCTGGGCCGCGGGCGCGACTGACAGGACGCCCGCCACGGCGTCGAGCTCGGCGTTCATCCCGGCGGCGCTGGGATAGTCGCCGTCGCGTTCCAGCATGACCGGGAGGCGGTGCGGGCATCGGTGGACCGCCTCGGCCAGCAGGTCCAGCACCGCCGGGGGCACGGGGTGGCGGTGGGTGTCGTGGTAGCGGCCGTCGTGTTCGACCCCGCCGGCCACGTGCACGTAGGCGATCCGCTCCCAGGGAAGCCGGTCGAGGAACCGAGCCGGGTCGAGGCCGTGGTTGTGCCGGTCGGCGTGGAGATTGGCCACGTCCAGGACCAGCAGCGCGTCGGTCCGCTCGGCCAGCTCGGTCAGGAAGTCCGCCGGATGCAGATGGTCCGCCGGCCACCGCAGCAGAGAGGCCGGATGTTCCAGCGCCAGCGGCACACCCAGCTCGGCGGTGACCGCCCGGACGTTGCCCACCACCACGTCGAGCGACTGCCGGGTCAGTGGCACCGGCAGCAGGTGCCCCGCCTCGAGGCCGCCGGCGCGGACCATTGCGACATGCTCGCTGACCAGTGGCGCCTGGCACCGCTGGGCCACCGCGGCGAGGCGCGCGACGCGAGCGGGCTGCGGACGCTCCGTGCTTCCCAGGGACAGCCGGATTCCATGCGGAACGATCGGGACGCCCCGGCCGGCAAGGGTGGCGAGTGAAGCCGGCAGCGGTGCCCGCGGGTCCACGGCCTCCGCGATGACCTCGACGAACGTCAGGTCGGAGCGCTGCGCGAGCACGTTCGCCAGCGGCGGGCGCCACCCGGCGCCCAGACCTGGGCTCAGCCCGGATGGCTTTCGTCCCGAACGGTCGTCACCCACCGCAGCCGCCACCGCCACCGCCTCCGCCGCCACCACCACCGCAGCCGCCACCACCACCGTGGCCGGCACCAC is part of the Parafrankia irregularis genome and harbors:
- a CDS encoding DUF692 domain-containing protein produces the protein MPATVVVAAAVVVAAEAVAVAAAVGDDRSGRKPSGLSPGLGAGWRPPLANVLAQRSDLTFVEVIAEAVDPRAPLPASLATLAGRGVPIVPHGIRLSLGSTERPQPARVARLAAVAQRCQAPLVSEHVAMVRAGGLEAGHLLPVPLTRQSLDVVVGNVRAVTAELGVPLALEHPASLLRWPADHLHPADFLTELAERTDALLVLDVANLHADRHNHGLDPARFLDRLPWERIAYVHVAGGVEHDGRYHDTHRHPVPPAVLDLLAEAVHRCPHRLPVMLERDGDYPSAAGMNAELDAVAGVLSVAPAAQPAPRFADSCRTAKPAGGWNAAPQADLAAEQPDPADEQRVPAAEQRDLAAEQRDLAVEQRDLAVEQRDLAVEQVDLVRALVAGGPDPAAFDPAGLAATRAALLDKRTREVAAVWPALARIPGFADRFAHYAAGAPPRGPVADGCAFAESVRTTLGIVAVAELLTHTLPRRPFAVRTGRSADRRAVAAVRLPGGAFRLLKFPAPPIDPGSRSSPTGRRPWTRPDQSATNPILPRS